A genomic window from Massilia sp. METH4 includes:
- a CDS encoding tryptophan halogenase family protein translates to MEQQRLTKPVRRVVIAGGGTAGWMVAAGLSKSLGRLLDIKLIESDEIGTVGVGEATIPTLMNFHHLMEINEQEFMAETMATFKLGISFENWRNVNEDYIHSFGSTGTDHWTAGFQHFWHKGRERGLAGDYGDYCLELKAGRKNRFAHLPNNGMNYAYHMDAGRYARFLRRFSERYGVQRVEGKIAEVRKNLITGDIIALRLDSGVELEGDLFIDCTGFRALLIGQTMGVEYEDWSHWLFNDSAVALQTTSVRDAVPYTRSIARDAGWQWQIPLQHRVGNGLVYSSRYTDDETALRTLTAAVDGEPLMTPRVIRFTPGQRKQTWKNNCIAIGLASGFLEPIESTSIHLIQRGIIRLMQMFPQDGISQADIDEYNRQADYEIAHIRDFIILHYTVTNRRDTPYWRDAATMKLPPSLQHRIDLFRDTGRVFRVSNELFAENSWIQVMLGQGIIPASHHPSADLMGDEELNHFLGSISSAIDRTVAQLPSHQKYVEQYCSGTGW, encoded by the coding sequence ATGGAACAACAACGCTTGACGAAGCCGGTGCGCCGCGTGGTGATCGCGGGCGGCGGCACGGCCGGGTGGATGGTGGCCGCGGGCCTGTCCAAATCGCTGGGCAGGCTGCTCGACATCAAGCTGATCGAGTCCGACGAGATCGGCACGGTCGGCGTCGGCGAAGCCACGATTCCCACGCTGATGAATTTCCACCACCTCATGGAAATCAACGAGCAGGAATTCATGGCCGAGACGATGGCCACGTTCAAGCTGGGCATCAGCTTCGAGAACTGGCGCAACGTGAACGAGGATTACATCCACTCGTTCGGCAGCACCGGCACCGACCACTGGACGGCGGGCTTCCAGCACTTCTGGCACAAGGGCCGCGAGCGCGGCCTCGCCGGCGACTATGGCGACTACTGCCTGGAGCTGAAGGCGGGGCGGAAGAACCGCTTCGCGCACCTGCCGAACAACGGCATGAACTACGCCTACCACATGGATGCGGGCCGCTACGCCAGATTCCTGCGCCGCTTCTCGGAGCGATACGGCGTACAGCGCGTGGAGGGCAAGATCGCCGAGGTGCGCAAGAACCTGATCACGGGCGACATCATCGCCCTGCGGCTCGATTCCGGCGTGGAGCTGGAGGGCGACCTGTTCATCGATTGCACGGGCTTCCGCGCCCTCCTGATCGGGCAGACGATGGGTGTGGAATACGAGGACTGGTCGCACTGGCTGTTCAACGACAGCGCGGTGGCCTTGCAGACAACGTCGGTGCGCGATGCCGTGCCGTACACCCGCTCGATCGCCCGCGACGCCGGCTGGCAGTGGCAGATCCCGCTGCAGCATCGCGTGGGCAATGGACTGGTGTACTCGAGCCGCTACACCGACGATGAAACGGCGCTGCGCACGCTGACGGCGGCCGTCGACGGCGAACCGTTGATGACGCCGCGGGTGATCCGCTTCACGCCGGGCCAGCGCAAGCAGACCTGGAAGAACAATTGCATCGCCATCGGCCTGGCCAGCGGCTTCCTGGAGCCGATCGAATCGACCAGCATCCACCTGATCCAGCGCGGCATCATCCGCTTGATGCAGATGTTCCCGCAGGACGGCATCAGCCAGGCCGACATCGACGAATACAACCGGCAGGCCGACTACGAGATCGCCCACATCCGCGATTTCATCATCCTGCACTACACCGTAACGAACCGCCGCGACACGCCGTACTGGCGCGACGCCGCCACGATGAAGCTGCCGCCCTCGCTGCAGCACCGCATCGACCTGTTCCGCGACACGGGCCGCGTGTTCCGCGTCTCCAACGAGCTGTTCGCCGAAAACTCGTGGATCCAGGTGATGCTGGGCCAGGGCATCATCCCCGCTTCCCACCACCCCAGCGCCGACCTGATGGGCGACGAGGAACTGAACCACTTCCTCGGCAGCATCAGCAGCGCCATCGACCGCACCGTGGCCCAGCTGCCGTCGCACCAGAAATACGTGGAACAATACTGCTCCGGCACGGGGTGGTAA
- a CDS encoding cupin-like domain-containing protein, with protein MLPVAELRGLTPRDLNARILTSTQPLLLRSLVSHWPMVQAALQSQQAASAYLMRFYQGAPVLAMLGAPDIKGRFFYNDDISGFNYRPVHAPLGGVLAELESHRDDVEPPAIYVGSTTIDTCLPGFRSENDVDLGERDPLASIWIGNRTRISAHYDAPDNLACVTAGRRRFTLFPPEQLANLYVGPLDFTPAGQAISLVDFQAPDFERYPKFREALAHAQVAEMEPGDALFIPSMWWHHVEALDPFNVLVNYWWRQTPHYMDTPTNALMYAIMTIRDLPPEQRKAWEGLFRHYVFEQDANTSAHIPPAARRMLAPMTEDMARALRAQLLKRMNR; from the coding sequence ATGCTGCCGGTCGCTGAACTGCGTGGCTTGACGCCGCGCGACCTGAACGCGCGCATCCTCACGTCCACGCAGCCGCTGCTGCTGCGCTCCCTTGTGTCGCACTGGCCGATGGTGCAGGCCGCGCTGCAATCGCAGCAGGCCGCGTCGGCCTACCTGATGCGCTTCTACCAGGGTGCGCCGGTGCTGGCGATGCTGGGCGCGCCCGACATCAAGGGCCGCTTCTTCTACAACGACGATATCTCCGGTTTCAACTACCGCCCCGTGCACGCGCCGCTGGGCGGCGTGCTGGCCGAGCTGGAGTCGCACCGCGACGACGTGGAGCCGCCCGCCATCTACGTGGGCTCCACCACGATCGACACGTGCCTGCCCGGCTTTCGCAGCGAGAACGACGTGGACCTGGGCGAGCGCGACCCGCTCGCCTCGATCTGGATCGGCAATCGCACGCGCATCTCGGCGCACTACGACGCACCGGACAACCTGGCCTGCGTGACGGCGGGCCGGCGCCGCTTCACGCTGTTCCCGCCGGAGCAGCTGGCCAACCTGTACGTTGGGCCGCTGGATTTCACGCCGGCGGGGCAGGCCATCAGCCTGGTGGATTTCCAGGCCCCCGATTTCGAGCGCTATCCGAAGTTCCGCGAGGCGCTCGCGCATGCGCAGGTGGCCGAGATGGAGCCGGGCGACGCGCTGTTCATCCCCAGCATGTGGTGGCATCACGTCGAGGCGCTCGATCCCTTCAACGTGCTGGTCAACTACTGGTGGCGGCAAACGCCGCACTACATGGACACGCCGACCAACGCGCTGATGTACGCGATCATGACCATCCGCGACCTGCCGCCCGAGCAGCGCAAGGCGTGGGAAGGGTTGTTCCGGCATTACGTGTTCGAGCAGGACGCGAATACGTCCGCTCATATCCCGCCTGCCGCGCGGCGGATGCTGGCGCCCATGACGGAAGACATGGCGCGCGCCCTGCGCGCCCAGCTGCTCAAGCGGATGAACCGCTGA
- a CDS encoding SapC family protein — protein sequence MPNHVLLNNVQHKDLKIITRHGAGFGDEVMYVATFPAEFRTLQAHYPIVFRKAEDGRGFEPIVLFGFQSGENLFLKADGWDATEIPLMIERQPFLIGRNGEEMLVHVDLESPRVSRTEGEAVFLPHGGITDYLDRINSILFTIHEGLQSNVGFIDALLKHELLESFVFDIELEDGSQNRLGGFYTIHEERLAALAPEAIAALHKAGYLQAIYMALASLSQFRGLIDRKNGKNRKHAAGR from the coding sequence ATGCCGAACCACGTTTTACTGAACAACGTCCAGCACAAGGACCTGAAGATCATCACCCGCCACGGCGCCGGTTTCGGCGACGAAGTGATGTACGTTGCCACCTTCCCCGCCGAATTCCGCACGCTGCAGGCGCACTACCCGATCGTGTTCCGCAAGGCGGAAGATGGCCGCGGCTTCGAACCCATCGTGCTGTTCGGCTTTCAATCGGGCGAAAACCTGTTCCTGAAGGCCGATGGCTGGGATGCGACGGAAATCCCCCTGATGATCGAGCGCCAGCCCTTCCTGATCGGCCGCAACGGCGAGGAGATGCTGGTGCACGTGGATCTCGAGAGCCCACGCGTCTCCCGTACGGAGGGCGAGGCGGTGTTCCTGCCGCACGGCGGCATCACCGACTACCTGGACCGCATCAACTCGATCCTGTTTACGATCCACGAAGGCTTGCAGAGCAATGTGGGCTTCATCGACGCGCTGTTGAAGCACGAGCTGCTCGAATCGTTCGTGTTCGACATCGAGCTGGAGGACGGCTCGCAGAACCGCCTGGGCGGCTTCTACACCATCCACGAGGAGCGCCTGGCCGCGCTGGCGCCGGAAGCCATCGCGGCGCTGCACAAGGCGGGCTATCTGCAGGCGATCTACATGGCGCTGGCTTCGTTGTCGCAGTTCCGCGGATTGATTGACAGAAAAAACGGGAAGAACCGGAAGCATGCTGCCGGTCGCTGA
- a CDS encoding tryptophan halogenase family protein, with protein MSQPVQHVVIVGGGSAGWLTAGVIAADHPALQVTLVESPDVPPIGVGEGTWPSMRDTLHRIGVSESAFFRECDASFKQGSRFNGWRAGGGAEDYYFHPFVLPQGFGEADLVARWQRDFANVPFADLVSFQPHLCVHGRAPKQPATPEFAAVANYGYHLDAGKFGIFLRKHCLEMLGVRHVPDHVTAVHSHENGDVASLRTKAHGDLEGDLFIDCTGMQSLLLGGHYGVPLLHRKDVLFNDSALAVQVPYEHADSPIASQTTSTAQRAGWIWDIGLPTRRGIGHVYSSAHTSDEQAEADLRAYVATVGNKEMPAPRKLTFQPGYREEFWHRNVVAIGLSAGFIEPLEASALALVEMSAAMVSDDLPATRAAMDIVARRFNDAFTYRWERVIEFLKLHYVLSTRADSGYWHDNRRADTIPPRLRELLTLWRHRPPSRLDFNRIEEVFPSASWQYVLYGMGFAPDRERITRRDSDGNSADGYFREAAELTRKMLRGLPSNRELIDHIRLHGLQKI; from the coding sequence ATGTCCCAGCCTGTCCAGCATGTGGTCATCGTCGGCGGCGGATCGGCCGGCTGGCTGACGGCCGGCGTCATCGCGGCCGACCACCCGGCGCTCCAGGTTACGCTGGTCGAGTCGCCGGACGTGCCGCCGATCGGCGTGGGCGAAGGGACCTGGCCGTCCATGCGCGACACGCTGCACCGGATCGGCGTTTCCGAGTCGGCCTTCTTCCGCGAATGCGATGCCTCGTTCAAGCAGGGCTCCCGCTTCAACGGCTGGCGCGCGGGGGGCGGGGCCGAGGATTACTACTTCCACCCGTTCGTGCTGCCGCAGGGGTTCGGCGAGGCCGACCTGGTGGCGCGCTGGCAGCGCGATTTTGCGAACGTGCCGTTTGCCGACCTGGTGAGCTTCCAGCCGCACCTGTGCGTGCACGGCCGGGCGCCGAAGCAGCCGGCCACGCCGGAATTCGCGGCGGTGGCCAACTACGGCTACCACCTCGACGCGGGCAAGTTCGGCATCTTCCTGCGCAAGCACTGCCTGGAAATGCTGGGTGTGCGGCATGTGCCAGACCACGTCACGGCGGTGCACAGCCATGAGAACGGCGATGTCGCTTCCTTGCGGACAAAGGCGCACGGCGACCTGGAGGGCGACCTGTTCATCGATTGCACCGGCATGCAATCGCTGCTGCTGGGGGGCCACTACGGCGTGCCGCTGCTGCACCGCAAGGACGTACTGTTCAACGACAGCGCGCTGGCCGTGCAGGTGCCGTACGAACATGCGGACAGTCCAATCGCCTCGCAGACCACGTCCACCGCGCAGCGCGCCGGCTGGATCTGGGATATCGGCCTGCCGACCCGGCGCGGCATCGGCCACGTGTACTCCAGCGCGCATACGAGCGACGAACAGGCCGAGGCCGACCTGCGCGCCTATGTGGCGACTGTTGGAAATAAGGAGATGCCGGCGCCGCGCAAGCTGACGTTCCAGCCCGGCTACCGCGAGGAATTCTGGCACCGCAATGTGGTGGCGATCGGCCTTTCCGCCGGCTTCATCGAGCCGCTGGAGGCTTCCGCGCTGGCGCTGGTGGAAATGTCCGCGGCGATGGTGAGCGACGACCTGCCCGCCACCCGCGCGGCCATGGATATCGTGGCGCGCCGCTTCAACGATGCGTTCACGTATCGCTGGGAGCGCGTGATCGAATTCCTGAAGCTGCACTACGTATTGAGTACGCGTGCGGACTCCGGGTATTGGCACGACAACCGCCGTGCCGACACGATTCCTCCCCGGTTGCGGGAGTTGCTGACGCTGTGGCGGCACCGGCCGCCCTCGCGCCTGGACTTCAACCGCATCGAGGAGGTGTTCCCGTCCGCCAGCTGGCAGTATGTGCTGTACGGGATGGGTTTTGCACCCGACCGCGAACGCATCACGCGGCGCGATTCCGATGGCAACAGCGCCGACGGCTACTTCCGCGAAGCCGCCGAGCTCACGCGCAAGATGCTGCGCGGCCTGCCGTCGAACCGCGAATTGATCGACCATATCCGCCTTCACGGGCTGCAGAAAATCTAG
- a CDS encoding TonB-dependent receptor — MQYPKTKVKLIALAVSGACAAAALPALAQEVAQGPAQAQGADPSSSQPIQAVVVTGIRASMQSSLNLKRNSDGIVDGIVAEDIGKFPDTNLAESLQRISGVSIDRSIGEGSKVTVRGVGPDFNMVLLNGRQMPTSNLGDLNGRAFDFANLASEAVSQIQVYKTSRAETPTGGIGATLNVMTARPLDRPGLQAGVGIKGVYDKSSSNLPGDVKSGDRVTPEISGIYSNTWNDNMFGVAITGSYQERNLGYNTASVSSGWKGPYPGSSTVWGTIPQPGAPGSENITNRPGPNDVYSVPQNLNYAFSGVQRERTNGQLTFQFAPRKDITTTLDYTYSQNKIHTRRQDLSAWFSFGASASNWTNGPAAAPLVYTEFLPDASSDIAMGGADFATVSENNSLGFNALWKVNSGLRFEFDIHHSTAESQADSPWGSDNVLGTASFSRGDTTADFTQDFPVLSIRGADFNRARQQVTGSAFRNGYMKGEIDQAQLKGRLKLMENSQLNFGLSATEVNNRSAFSTMQRDTWTGATSPADYPSSVWHPETVRGYFDKIDGSGNPNLFNNFHTFDFGEVRDLAIKASGRPDLYTVKPTWDTDQRTREKSKALYLQLNTDWDTALPIHTAIGLRYEKTDVVSTALVQTATGIEWISQNEFTVTKGPQDFTTLTGKYHHLLPSIDSDIELRPDMKLRVSYGETIGRPRYDQIQGGTVLDNLARLDGGTGTAGNPALKPVKSKNLDLSYEWYYGKQNFFALGFFKKNLENYAGQSKIDATPFNLHTPVGGALWNEAIASGCTTANTTCIRNYIFRNRPTAPGVTRGPDDGAGNPTGTIVGQPGDPVANFRITTFSNQKKADLKGLEVNVQHMFGNTGFGISANYTYVDSGLGFDNAGIGEQFALVGLSDSANLVGIYEDAKWTIRAAYNWRDKFLNSTFDAAGPNPKYTEDYGQFDLSIGYAITPQLSLQFEGINLTNETTRQHGRHERMLVEAQQSGPRYMLGLRYKF, encoded by the coding sequence ATGCAATACCCCAAGACCAAAGTGAAACTGATCGCCCTCGCGGTATCCGGCGCGTGCGCCGCCGCGGCCCTGCCGGCGCTCGCGCAGGAGGTGGCGCAGGGGCCGGCGCAAGCCCAGGGCGCCGACCCGTCTTCGTCGCAGCCGATCCAGGCGGTGGTGGTGACGGGCATTCGCGCATCGATGCAATCGTCGCTGAACCTGAAGCGCAATTCCGATGGTATCGTCGACGGCATCGTGGCCGAGGACATCGGCAAGTTCCCCGATACGAACCTGGCCGAATCGCTGCAGCGCATCTCCGGTGTCTCCATCGACCGTTCGATCGGCGAAGGTTCGAAAGTCACCGTGCGCGGCGTGGGGCCCGACTTCAACATGGTGCTGCTCAATGGCCGCCAGATGCCGACCTCGAACCTGGGCGACCTGAATGGCCGCGCATTCGACTTCGCCAACCTTGCTTCGGAAGCCGTGTCGCAGATCCAGGTCTACAAGACCAGCCGCGCGGAGACGCCCACCGGCGGCATCGGTGCCACGCTGAACGTGATGACTGCGCGCCCGCTCGACCGCCCAGGCCTGCAGGCCGGCGTGGGGATCAAGGGCGTGTACGACAAGTCGTCGTCCAACCTGCCTGGCGACGTGAAGTCCGGCGACCGCGTCACGCCCGAGATTTCGGGCATCTACAGCAACACGTGGAACGACAATATGTTCGGCGTGGCGATTACCGGCAGCTACCAGGAGCGCAACCTGGGCTACAACACGGCATCCGTCTCCAGCGGCTGGAAGGGCCCGTACCCGGGCAGTTCGACCGTCTGGGGCACGATCCCGCAGCCGGGCGCGCCGGGCTCGGAGAACATCACGAACCGCCCCGGCCCGAACGATGTCTACTCGGTGCCCCAGAACCTGAACTACGCCTTCTCCGGCGTGCAGCGCGAGCGCACCAACGGCCAGCTCACGTTCCAGTTCGCCCCCCGCAAGGACATCACCACCACGCTTGACTACACGTACTCGCAGAACAAGATCCACACGCGGCGGCAAGACCTGTCGGCCTGGTTCAGCTTCGGTGCCTCCGCTTCGAACTGGACGAACGGCCCCGCCGCCGCGCCACTCGTCTACACGGAATTCCTGCCCGATGCCAGCAGCGACATCGCCATGGGCGGCGCCGACTTCGCCACCGTGAGCGAAAACAATTCCCTGGGCTTCAACGCCCTGTGGAAGGTGAACAGCGGCCTGCGCTTCGAATTCGACATCCACCACTCCACCGCCGAATCGCAGGCCGACAGCCCGTGGGGTTCGGACAACGTGCTGGGTACCGCGTCGTTCAGCCGCGGCGACACCACGGCCGACTTCACGCAGGATTTCCCCGTACTGTCGATCAGGGGTGCCGACTTCAACCGCGCGCGGCAGCAAGTCACCGGCTCGGCGTTCCGCAACGGCTACATGAAGGGGGAAATCGACCAGGCGCAATTGAAGGGCCGCCTGAAGCTGATGGAAAATTCGCAGCTGAACTTCGGTCTCTCGGCCACGGAAGTCAACAATCGCTCCGCGTTCTCCACGATGCAGCGGGACACCTGGACCGGCGCCACCAGCCCGGCCGATTACCCGAGCAGCGTGTGGCATCCGGAAACCGTGCGCGGCTACTTCGACAAGATCGACGGCTCGGGCAACCCGAACCTGTTCAACAACTTCCATACCTTCGACTTCGGGGAAGTACGCGACCTGGCCATCAAGGCATCCGGCCGGCCTGACCTGTACACGGTCAAGCCCACCTGGGATACCGACCAGCGCACGCGGGAAAAGTCGAAGGCGCTGTACCTGCAACTGAACACCGACTGGGACACGGCCCTGCCGATCCACACCGCGATCGGCCTGCGCTACGAGAAGACCGACGTGGTATCGACGGCGCTGGTGCAGACCGCCACCGGCATCGAGTGGATATCGCAGAACGAATTCACGGTGACGAAAGGCCCCCAGGACTTCACCACGCTGACCGGCAAATACCACCACCTGCTGCCGAGCATCGACAGCGATATCGAGCTGCGCCCGGACATGAAGCTGCGCGTCTCCTACGGGGAAACCATCGGCCGGCCGCGCTACGACCAGATCCAGGGCGGAACGGTGCTCGACAACCTGGCGCGCCTGGACGGCGGCACCGGCACCGCGGGCAACCCGGCGCTCAAGCCGGTAAAGTCGAAGAACCTCGACCTGTCCTACGAGTGGTATTACGGCAAGCAGAACTTCTTCGCGCTCGGCTTCTTCAAGAAGAACCTGGAAAACTACGCGGGCCAGTCGAAGATCGATGCCACCCCGTTCAACCTGCACACGCCGGTGGGCGGCGCGCTGTGGAACGAGGCCATTGCCAGCGGCTGCACGACGGCGAACACGACCTGCATCCGCAACTACATCTTCCGCAACCGTCCGACCGCGCCGGGCGTCACGCGCGGGCCGGACGACGGCGCCGGCAACCCCACCGGCACCATCGTCGGCCAGCCGGGCGATCCGGTCGCCAATTTCAGGATCACCACCTTCTCGAACCAGAAGAAGGCCGACCTGAAGGGACTGGAAGTGAACGTGCAGCACATGTTCGGCAATACCGGTTTCGGCATCTCGGCCAACTACACGTATGTCGACTCGGGCCTGGGCTTCGACAATGCCGGCATCGGCGAGCAGTTCGCGCTGGTGGGCCTGTCCGATTCGGCGAACCTCGTCGGCATCTACGAGGATGCAAAGTGGACGATCCGCGCGGCCTACAACTGGCGCGACAAGTTCCTGAACTCCACGTTCGACGCCGCCGGCCCGAACCCGAAGTACACCGAAGACTATGGCCAGTTCGACCTGTCGATCGGCTATGCCATCACGCCGCAGCTGTCGCTGCAGTTCGAAGGCATCAACCTGACCAATGAAACGACGCGCCAGCACGGCCGTCACGAGCGCATGCTGGTCGAAGCCCAGCAGTCCGGCCCGCGCTATATGTTGGGTCTGCGCTACAAGTTTTGA
- a CDS encoding MBL fold metallo-hydrolase, with the protein MIFRQLFDPTSSTYTYLLADGGEALLIDPVYEQVPRDLALLQELGLELLATLDTHVHADHVTGAWRLRQRCGSRIALAEAAGAELVDRPLRHGDRIGFGSRHLTVRATPGHTNGCLTYVLDDESMAFTGDSLLIRGCGRTDFQQGSPQQLFASVREQILSLPGDCLLYPAHDYRGITVTSVAEERRFNPRLGGEVDVGDFTGHMNNLNLPHPKMIAVAVPANLRCGQPEGGQVPDETPGWAPLTLRFSGVWEIEPMALLEHGAQAQIVDVREAPEFIDQLGHLPGARLLPLSQLKDHLQELDKEKPVVAVCRSGVRSAQACVLLAKAGFGQVANLAGGMLRWKDEGMPVADPQTA; encoded by the coding sequence ATGATCTTCCGCCAGTTATTCGATCCCACTTCATCGACTTACACGTACCTGCTCGCCGACGGCGGCGAAGCGCTGCTGATCGATCCCGTCTACGAACAGGTGCCGCGCGACCTCGCGCTGCTGCAGGAACTCGGCCTGGAGCTGCTGGCCACGCTCGACACGCACGTGCATGCCGACCACGTGACGGGCGCATGGCGCCTGCGGCAGCGCTGCGGCAGCCGCATTGCCCTGGCCGAGGCGGCAGGCGCCGAGCTGGTGGACCGCCCATTGCGGCATGGCGACCGCATCGGCTTCGGCAGCCGCCATCTCACCGTGCGGGCGACACCGGGCCACACGAACGGCTGCCTGACCTACGTGCTCGATGACGAAAGCATGGCCTTCACGGGCGACAGCCTGCTGATCCGCGGTTGCGGCCGCACCGACTTCCAGCAGGGCAGCCCGCAGCAGTTGTTCGCGTCCGTGCGCGAGCAGATCCTGTCGCTGCCCGGCGATTGCCTGCTGTACCCGGCGCACGATTACCGCGGCATTACCGTCACCAGCGTGGCCGAGGAACGCCGTTTCAATCCGCGGCTGGGTGGTGAGGTGGACGTGGGCGATTTCACCGGCCATATGAACAACCTGAACCTGCCGCATCCGAAGATGATCGCGGTGGCCGTTCCCGCCAACCTGCGCTGCGGCCAGCCGGAAGGGGGCCAGGTGCCGGACGAGACGCCCGGCTGGGCGCCGCTCACGCTGCGCTTTTCCGGCGTGTGGGAGATCGAGCCGATGGCGCTGCTCGAGCATGGCGCGCAGGCGCAGATCGTGGACGTGCGCGAAGCGCCCGAATTCATCGACCAGCTGGGCCACCTGCCCGGCGCGCGGCTGCTGCCGCTGTCGCAGCTGAAGGACCACTTGCAGGAGCTGGACAAGGAAAAACCCGTGGTGGCGGTGTGCCGCTCCGGCGTGCGCTCGGCGCAGGCTTGCGTGCTGCTGGCCAAGGCAGGGTTCGGGCAGGTGGCGAACCTGGCGGGCGGCATGCTGCGCTGGAAGGATGAGGGGATGCCGGTGGCGGATCCGCAGACGGCGTGA
- a CDS encoding GNAT family N-acetyltransferase, whose translation MTVGSGGPHGFHIAQEARLTARELATCDFSFDVSEEAVPPFDGNDIVNVVQVAPYRKAYDSDGELEPADGQFLFAARDAGRVCGYVIVSHAWNHFCQVDDLAVDCGMRRRGLGVQLLDTARAWAAARGLPGMRLETQSNNVPACRLYARYGFQLGGHDRHLYSTLLLPQRETALYWYLFFAGNQCG comes from the coding sequence GTGACCGTGGGCAGCGGCGGCCCGCACGGCTTCCACATCGCACAGGAAGCACGGCTCACGGCACGCGAGCTGGCAACTTGCGATTTCTCGTTCGACGTGAGCGAGGAAGCCGTGCCGCCATTCGACGGCAACGATATCGTCAACGTGGTGCAGGTCGCGCCATACCGCAAGGCCTACGACAGCGACGGCGAGCTGGAACCGGCGGACGGCCAGTTCCTGTTCGCGGCGCGTGACGCGGGAAGGGTATGCGGCTATGTCATCGTCTCGCACGCGTGGAACCATTTCTGCCAGGTCGACGACCTGGCCGTGGACTGCGGCATGCGCCGTCGCGGGCTGGGTGTGCAACTGCTGGATACCGCGCGGGCCTGGGCGGCGGCCCGGGGCCTTCCCGGCATGCGGCTGGAAACGCAGTCGAACAACGTTCCGGCCTGCCGCTTGTACGCACGGTACGGTTTCCAGCTCGGCGGGCATGATCGCCACCTGTACAGCACCTTGCTGTTGCCGCAACGGGAAACGGCGCTGTACTGGTACCTCTTTTTCGCCGGGAATCAGTGCGGCTGA